The Argentina anserina chromosome 5, drPotAnse1.1, whole genome shotgun sequence genome includes the window ggtagttactgggaatgatactgttgaggtggatagattacagaaacagcttgccacaaagtttgagatgaaggacctaggtacactcaagtacttcttaggcattgaagtagcccaGGGAAGtaatggtatctatctgtgtcagaagaagtacatccttaatctactaacagagacatgtatgttggactgcactcccattgatactcctattgagcagaactatcggttagcagagtatccagatcaagtccctactgacaaacctcgttatcagagactagttggacgcctgatttatctatcacataccagaccagatatTGCGTATGtagtaagtgtagtaagtcagttcatgcataatcccagtgaggaccacatggatgttgttgtaaggatcttgaggtacttgaagtcagctccggagagaggagtaatgttttctaatcacaacaatatctttgaggtttgtggcttcacagatgcagactgggctggaaatattacagatcggaggtccacatcagggtattttacctttttggaggtaatcttgttacgtggaggagtaagaaacaaaatgtggtaactcgatctagtgctgaagcagaatacagaggtatggctcaaagagtgtgcgagttgttgtggcttaggaatttgctacaaaatttgggtgttaaacctaagtgtgctatacagttgtactgtgacaacaatgcagctattgatatttcacagaatcctgtgcagcatgatcgtacaaaacatgtagagattgatcgtcactttataaaagagaagttagacgctaagatcatttgctttccatttttcctacagaagagcaacttgcggaTATACTCACCAAATTAGTGTCCAAGAAGGGTTTTTATGACTTACtttgcaagttgggcatggttgatgtatatgcaccaacttgagggggagtgttagcatGAGTGAGCTGTGTGTGAGCTGTGTAAAGCAACAAacatgttactcatggtggTAGAACAGCTAGATTCATCATTAGAGATAGTGCTAACAACAATGCAATTATCCAATTCAtttcctataaatagctagACTTGTATCAAGATCAAATATCAATATCAAGCAATATAATCACCTTATTCAAGTCTATAGACCCTGAGGCAATTCTGTTAAAAAAAGCTATCCATGGCAACAATCTTTTAACttgagaaaaatataattagCTCAATTTTCTTGACTTCACTGCATGATAATAAAACACGACAATCTGGTAATTAAGGACACCATGATTTACGTTACTTTCACTGCACATTAATCAAATAAATTCTCTAACTTTTATTCACATTAGTCCAAACACTATTTCCTTATTTTTATAACAAAGTCGTATGACTCGTATCAAGACCGTTCAGCACTTTCTGTACAGATCAAGCAttgtttaaactttaaagtCTAACCTATCTATGCTCTATTTCATCCATTTCTTTCTgtgtaaataaaataatacaagaaaagaataaataaaaaagccTGGATAAAGGGAGCACACATTTATTTATGCAtagcaaattaaaaaaaaaaacaggcaGGAACCTATTTACAACTAAAAAAACTCCTAGCTATCTCACAGAAAATATAGCAGAGTTTGCTTCTTCAATTCCTGAGGGACAATATATCACTTATTGAAGCCTATCAATTCATCATCAAAGAGCCTATAGCCAAATCCATCTAAAATGAAGCATTAGGATTAATGTCTACTATCTTATCTATCACCTATTGACAGTGTAAAATTAGAAAAGGAATAATAGCTTGAGATCTGTCGCATACAATCTGTCCAAATGCAGCTGACAAAGTCAAAGTCATTCGTGCATGTCCGAACTTTCATCCATCCAAGATATGAGGCTGTTGACATGAGGTAGGCATGCAGAAGAGGTTAGCATGCAATTCCTTACTATCTCAACCTTTGTCAAGTCTTGCTGCTGAAAGTCATAAGCATATAGCGAGCCATCTTCGTCTCTCTTAAAAATAATATCTCCCTTGATCCTCAAAGTGAAATAAGGAATCATGTCTATAACAGAACCCACTGTGATACTGTGATACTTTGTCCAGACTTCCCCGTAGAGACCCTTCAACATCCAGATGTCAATGCAGTTTATATCCTGATGAATGACAAAACCCAATGCACCTGCCATTTCAATAATCCTGTCATGAGTTCTGCAACTTCTGGGGAGTGGTATTTGGTGAAACAGTTCCTTGTGTACTTCCACAGAAACAATGTAATCGCTCCGATCAACCTGAGGAATCCAGTGCAAAGCTCCGATTGCCGAAATAGGTGCATATCCAAACCAACCAAAGAGCCCAAATGAAGGGCCATTCACCTCTTTCCATACTTTTTCCCAAAGACTCAAAATCTCACAGCTGACAAACCCCAAATCATCCCGAAACAAATGGACTATTTTATATTCACCCGTTACATCACTCAATGCAAAACCATAAGATTCATTATATGGACGATGTAAGGTACCTAGAGGGAGTGCAATCAGCTTCCTGGTCACAGGATTCATCACCACAAGTCCACCCGTCTTAACTTTATTATCAAGCAAAATTAGACCATTGCATGTGGCTCTGATACTTCCCAAGCAACTTAAACTGTACCCTCCTATCTCAGCCTTACCATTTTTTATTGCAAGAAACTGAACAGAAAATTTTGTAGAGTTTAGGGACAGGTTGCTGAAAGTAGGGATACAATTTGGTGGTAGAAGTTTTGATTCAACTAAGACAGTGTTTGGATTCTGTTCTGGAGCAGATGCCATGGAAAAAGAATATGACCTTTCCCATATTGGCAatagaaaaatcaaaacagatTCAGACCGCTGGAAATGAGCATCAATGAATTTGGGGTTTTTAATTATGCTATACCAAGGCTTGCACACAAAACTTGACCTCTGAAGAGATTCAATAGGAAGTCGTACAAGGATGCTTGAAATGCAATCTTTAGGGAGATAAGGGATATGTGTTTCTTGGGGTAGTTTTTTCTCATTCTCTGTTTTCCTGCTCAATAATCTTTCCTCCACTAGCCTCAACAAGCGTCCCTTCTCACCATCTATTGATTTAGCCATCATCAAGTTCAGCTTAAGGTCTTAAAACCTGCAGATAAATTGATGACGTTACAAACCTTCCGGTTTTCAGGTGAAGAGAGAAATAGGGATACAGAAGCCTAAATACGGGGAAATGATACACAAGAGTTAATTCTACTTCACAAAAGTATCATTGAATCTACAACAAGTATGGTCATTAGTGACCATGTCAGTGGTCACTAAAAGTAGGATATATGGCCACTAAATGTAGTTAGTGACCAAGTTTGAGTGGTCACAAAAAGCCCCTCACTGATTTTAACATAacttaaaatatcaaaaaCTTTGCATCATTTAGCTCTAAATCAAGTTCTTAACCCATATATAAACTGATCTATCATTTTTTAGTAAAGGACCACTGAACTGGTAGGATCAAAAAGTTCTGATTTGGTACAACCGTACAAGGGTGGCATAGCAATAACACTTTAATTTCGTCAAGGAATAACAGAATGGCATAAACCTTGTCAGTCACTCTGAGTTCCATTTCATAtaaataagacattggacacatGACTTAATAACCAATATTGAACCTGAGTTATCAAACTAAAAGATATCAAGAGAACAGTCGGATGATACAATAACTGAAATCCTTGAAACTTGAAATGCATTCAGCAGGTACAACAAAAAGAGTAGATGGGTAACACCTAAAACAGTCTATGACTTTCCATGTTATGTACCAAGTTAGTAGAAATGTACTCCAATAGGACCAcctcaaaagaaagaaattccTCTGCTCTCGACAAAATTTATCGCATGcacatataataaaaaaattagggaCAGTTGTAAATCCAACTATCACTCCATGCACAAATGCTTACGAATATTTCAACTTAAGCAAGTACATAAACACAGCCGATACTTTCCCCCTGGAGCTGGCAAAATAACACAATTGTCCAcaaacacaattttttttttcatctaagGCAATGTATACAGAGCATTTCCTTCATATGAACAACGAAGACTAAACAATTAAAAGGTAGTTACAGAACATTAGATACTCTGTTACCTAATGTAATATTTCGTAACAATTATATCACATAAATGAGCTAGGCATTAACTTTCTGTGTTTAGTAAAATGTATCAGGTTCATTTGTTGTTAAACAACTAGTGTTGAGAAGATGTGTGTAACGTGACTATAATCAGCCTTCTTTCAACCAAGCCACTACCACCAATTATGAATTTGGCCCCTTAAATCTAATTTTAAGACTAATTCATGCCATTTTTTATATAGCTTATTACATAGATTTACTAGTTGAATCCAAAAACAACAGAAAACACGTCAGTGTTGTTCCACACCAAAAGATCAATAACACATAAGACAGAGCTGAACACAAAACTAATACGAATTCAGTATACTATATATGACCTCACATATCAACTCAGAATTCAAATTGCTTCAGCTCGAATATTATGGCCTGACCTAAAGCAAAGAAACGAGGGTATCTCTAAAATTGTAGCCACGGAGCTGAAGCAATTTCGATAGGCCCgagagaaattttgaaacggaatcatcatcatcatcgtaACCAAAAATTGGATGAGAGATTGAAAATTTACCCAGCTGATAGAAGAACACAACGACCGACGGAGTGATTGATATGAAGCACTGATCGAGGCCTTTTTGAACGCTAAAGATGAAACTGAAATGAGGAAGAAAGCAAGCTGGAGAGTAAAGATTGAACCTGGTGATGATGAGACAACTCGGAGAGTAGAAAGTTAGCTCCTTTTTGGAATCCCAATAACAACAAATGAAGGCCGGCTCCGGCTCCGTTGTATCCAAAGCCATTATCTTTATCTTCATCTCAATCGCGAAAAATGGTTGACGATTGACCTGACTCCATTTTCACCTCTTTCTccagttctctctctctctctttttggtTTGACAAACATAACCCTGGAGTTGCCTTGGTCTCTTTCTCTCATGTATGGTATACCTGAGTTTTGATTTGTAGGGCAATATGGCATATTCTATTCCTCCTAGTTTGATCAGTTTGGTGAGTTTTGTTTGTAGTTGTAtgtatgtgtgtgtttgtAAGTTTATTTCTATCAAAGAAACTATATATTGTTGAAAAAAACACGTTATGAGTTTCCAACATATAAGAGGTGATTAAATAATTAACATTCAATAGTTATCGGGtattatttaattatcatTGTCATCATAATCACGATGTAATTATCATAGTGTAATAAGATGAGTAAACTAATTCCATTTTTCAACCCATTCAATTTACCCCTCCCTACTTAATTACCTACAGCTACAAAATTTACTCCTTTAAGGAGAACTTTTATTACTAGCTCGGATTTGATTAATGGTGTGTTTTATTCCTTTTGAAAGAGTTACACAGATTCGATATACTTTCTTGAATACTGCATTACATATTTATTGCACTTCTCTGTGGCCAAACATGGAAACAATGACACAAATTAAAGAGAGGGCCGGGAGGGATGTGGAAAGAAGAGTTTAGATAGGCCTATATAGCCATGCATGTCTAATTAATTGTCTATATAGGCCTAGTTAGATGAATGACAAGCCACTAGCATTTGAATCCTGTGAATCCCACTGAATACATTTGTCAAGTCTCATATtctaaaattttaataaatgcAAAGTAAAATATACATGCAACAATATAATTTCCAATTCCAAGCAATATAGTTCGATCAAAGCACCAAGCTATGAAACGATGAGTTTAACTTTGGATTTGCACCATATTTACCTTCAAGGAGCCCAACGTAAGTTTAGATGACATAAAATGCTTCTAAACCCCAATTAATCAAATTGCTGTCAGCATGAAATTACAAATGGaatatgaaattttgaatatatAGCCTTTGAAACCACAAAGTAAGAAATACGATGAATAAATAGTAATCATATTTTGATCCCAAACTGTGCACACATTGGATTGGTTGAGGCTATTTCAATCAGTCAAATGCATATCAAATTTCCTGTGGTGAAAAATCACGCTGATATATATTCCGTCCTACAAATGATGAACACAAATTCAAATCAGATATCATTTCTCCATGCCACCTGGACAAATTaacaaaatcatatattaccTAACAAATTAACAACTAACTCCTCGgagaaaaataataacatgACTTCATGAGATATAAAAATTGTGAATTAGAAAGAATACCTGTAGGTGCCCTTCAAATACCCTTCAAATTAAGTTATTTGGCTTTTCGATTCGTTTACAGTTTACTACTCTAATTTGACATTTTAGCATACAATTGCTTAATCTTGAAACattacaatataacaaaatgtAACTTCTATATACCTTTACATTCAACCTACTCATGAATATCTATATCCCCATACCCGTAAGATGTGCTAATGTACATCAGATTGGATGAACTCCAACTTTAGTAGTTAAACCACCTTTAGCTGTGAAGAACAACAGTTTTGATATCAAATAGGAAGTTGGTGCATGCATGACAATCTTCATTTCTTGGTCTGTAATCTATATCATAAAGAAAGCCATCTTGTAAATCAAAAGGTACGGTCATAGAAATATCATATTTGTAAACTATGCTCTAAGTTGTGAGATGAAGTGCACTGTTTTAGTGTTCTAGGGAATTACAGTTGAATACTGTTGTCTAAAACTATGCTCTAAGAGAGAAGATAAAGGTATTTGGCATGCATTCATAGTCAACTCAGGAGTCCTAAGTTACCTGCAAAACTCAAGGAGCTCAGATGCCATGCGTGTCACTCTTTCTAGGAAAGGTATATTCTCACTTGCATTCATGTAGTTAATATCATTTAGGAGTCAGCTTAAGACTTGTTTAGGTAAAGATAAGTTTGTTGGAAAGTTTTTCAAATATTATCTAGTCCTTAAATAAGTTATTTGATTGAGTTCAATTTTGGTATGATAAGGTTTGATTGACACTAAAGTGTTAGCTGTTTGGATTTATGTTAGTCTTTTTCTTTGATTAAACAAGATTTGTActaattcttttttattgaCAAATGTTTTCAAAAAAGTTTAGTGTGATTAGATTTCCTATTATGGGGGAGTCCGAGATGGGTGGATCTTGTTCACTCTGATACATAGTGAacttccaattttggcacacttttcggtcaaattttttcactataagtgatttaatatttagatatgttattcaagatcatctctataaagtttcatctaatttgacaattgtttgagtttttaaaattgagatttatatgaacggttcacgttgaacaattataatttattgattgatttaatctaatttcaataccttagcgatgtccgaattagatgaaattttgtaaagatgatcttgaataacatacctaaatattgaattgcttatggtgaaaaagtttgaccgaaaagggtgccaaaattggaacttcactataTAATTTCAGAGTAAAGCTTCACTCTTGATagggaatatatatatatatagctaagTGTTCTAGGGTTCTTGACAATTGAATGTATTCCACATATCTGAGTTTGTGTTATGTACATTTGCATCATACTCATTTGTATCCAGTCTTGCTTGTGAGAGTGTTGACATCTATGATATCACAAAGAGATGAAGAGTGATTGAGTCTTGGAGAGAACAACATGTGTCAATTGTCAAAAGATCAAGCAAAGAGGTTGAGGTTGTGATGAAGAGCCATAATCAAATCTTGTTGTGTGTATAGTATTAGGTCATTACTTCTTGTAATCTAGTTGTGTTAACTTCGATTATAATGATAAATTTTCAGTCGCATAGCTACATAATAATTTTGTAAAGCTTCCACATAATTTCCTTCGGATTGAGCTGACATATGTTACGGTCGTCATTCAATTCAAAGAATCTCCGTTCCAGAACCGTACATGAGATTTTCACCTTATGCGGCTCCTCTTTTATGTGCATAATGAAAAAAAGACATGGactaaaaaaatattgaaagaGTCTCATTATAAACTGAGCGAGGCTAGTGTTTTTACAAGAAATCTCTAGCAAATCTTCTTGTAAAATATATTTCCTTAACATCAAGTATGCTggcattatattatataaaaaaagggCAACCCCAACGATTTCTTTGTCTTCAACGCTCTAAATTTTGCAGGTTTTAGTCACTTCAACAATCTTCGATGGTTATCCACTTATACGGATATCGAACGAGATGGATGTTTGTTGTCCCAACTATTCTTGTTAGTCCCAATCATGATAATTGTGTTATAACCTATTATGTTGTTAGACGAACTTGTTGTGTTGAATGCCAGTaaattgtttttgttattGAAGGAAGTGACATTCACTTACAAGCCAcattgccttttttttttcctcattAAAGTTTTTGCACTTTAGTCATATATCTTGTGTGTTCTTATCCTATTTTTTTGTGCTTATTCAATTATCATCAAAACGTATGTTGCATTTTTAAATACTTTTAGAAGATAAAAGTACTTAACAACGCATCTAgttgttatattttaaaagcaCTACAAAAAACATATTGTTAAACATGTTATATGGCTCCAGCACCCCATAGTCTATTGGAGGTTGCTAGACAATGCAGAGACACTAGGATTGGGAGCTGACTTTGCAAATATGGTATTAAAAAAATGGGGTAAGCCAATAGAAGACTGTTTTCTACTTTGGGTTTTCTACTTAGTTATATATTGGataaaagcaaaaaaaaagtcaattaAGCATGAATTGTTAAGTTATCATGTGTTATATGTTAGGAAACACCGAGGCGCATAGGGAGAACAACGAGTCATGCTTCATCCGGAGGCAATTGATTTAGGATTCAAAACCCTGACTTACTTTTCAATTATTAATTTGTATTATGGTGGAATATACTTCGCAGTAATATTAAAAAAACGTAATCAATAATTTCTTTAACTTAGAAAAGTagtatttatatttaatatatatttatttcttattttaaaaatGTTCTTATCCGAGAATATCAAGTTGAGAAACATAGGGTCACCTCTTTGCAGTACTACATGGATAATTACGGTAGAGAGTATAGTACTAGAAATCTCGATGAGAGATTGATATTTACACTCCAATagaaattctatataaagaaTTTGATAGAAATATAAATTGTGAAAAGTAAGAGTACCAAGCTCGAAGATTACACTAAGAAAGTGGTCTACTTAATTAACCTCCATGAGACTAATAGGTAAACACTCTTTTTATCTTGAGAAAGTGGTCTACTTAATTAATCTCCTATGAGGTAAATCTACAAGCACTCTTTATGTAAAAGCATGTATATCTAAACTCCTCCACTTTAAACAACATGT containing:
- the LOC126793321 gene encoding F-box only protein 8-like, whose amino-acid sequence is MMAKSIDGEKGRLLRLVEERLLSRKTENEKKLPQETHIPYLPKDCISSILVRLPIESLQRSSFVCKPWYSIIKNPKFIDAHFQRSESVLIFLLPIWERSYSFSMASAPEQNPNTVLVESKLLPPNCIPTFSNLSLNSTKFSVQFLAIKNGKAEIGGYSLSCLGSIRATCNGLILLDNKVKTGGLVVMNPVTRKLIALPLGTLHRPYNESYGFALSDVTGEYKIVHLFRDDLGFVSCEILSLWEKVWKEVNGPSFGLFGWFGYAPISAIGALHWIPQVDRSDYIVSVEVHKELFHQIPLPRSCRTHDRIIEMAGALGFVIHQDINCIDIWMLKGLYGEVWTKYHSITVGSVIDMIPYFTLRIKGDIIFKRDEDGSLYAYDFQQQDLTKVEIVRNCMLTSSACLPHVNSLISWMDESSDMHE